The DNA region CGACGTCTTGACCTCGGGCGCGGTGGTGAACGAGATGTTCAGGTCCCACAGGTCGTCGCGGAAGGGCTCGACCACGGCGCCGGCGCGCATGTGCAGCGAGCTCTTGAGCAGGGCCAGCGCCGTGTCGTAGTCATCGACGACCTCGATGCCGATCGAGCTGCCGCCGAAGCGCGGCTTGACGATGTAGGGGCCCTGGAAGCTCGGACGGAAGCTCGGCGACACGATCTCGCGGCGCAGCGTCGGCACACCCGCGTCGGCCATGAGCGCGCCGAAAGCGAGCTTGTCCATGCCGAGGGCCGCGGCCGCCGGGGAGGAGCCGGTCGCGGGGACACCCAGCAGCTCGAAGAGCGCCTGCGTGCCACCGGACTCGCCGGCGCCGCCGTGCAGGGCGAGGAGCACCGCGCCGAGCTCGAGCTTCTTGGTGCCGCGGAAGCCAGCCTTCATGTGGAAGCCGTCCTCGGCACCGGCGCCGAGCCGGAGCTCGACCTTCTGCGCCTTGGCGGGTGCGCCGTCGAGGTAGTCGCGCGCCTCGGTCTGCGGCGGCACCGCGTGCCAGCGGCCTCCGCGGTCCCAGTAGAGGCACTGGACCTGGGCGCCGGCGCGTTGCAGCACGCGCTCGCACTGCAGGCCGGTGAGGATCGAGATGTCATGCTCGGCCGAGGGCCCGCCGAAGACGACGGTCACGGTCTGGGTCATGGTCGTGGTGACCTTTCTGCAGACGTTCTGGTGGGTTTGGTGCTGATCGTATGCCGGAGGCCGGACCTCGCTGACCGGGCGGCTGCCCGGCGCGCCGCCGGACGCCCGCCCGGGACTCGCTCAGGGGATGACGCCGTCGTCGAGGTCGACCGACGCGCCGACGCGCCCCGCCGCCGCGGGTGCGAGCGCGAAGCCCGCGGACCGCAGCAGACCCTGGGCGGCGACGTTGGTCGCCGCGGTGTCGGCGACGACCCGCCGGGCACCCTGACGTCGCGCCTGGTCGAGGACGAGTCTGGTTGCTGCCGTGGAGATTCCCCGACCACGGACGGAGCGGGCGAGCCAGATCCCGGTCTCCAGGACGCCGGGCTCGTCGGTGGTCCGCAGCCGCACGCACCCCACCGGGTCGGCGCCGGACAGGACCGCCCAGGTCGCCTCCCCGGAGGGCTCGGTCAGCCCGGTGCGGCAGCGACGGTGGTGGTCCTCGAACCACGCGACCCGCTCGGG from Arsenicicoccus dermatophilus includes:
- a CDS encoding D-alanine--D-alanine ligase family protein; this translates as MTQTVTVVFGGPSAEHDISILTGLQCERVLQRAGAQVQCLYWDRGGRWHAVPPQTEARDYLDGAPAKAQKVELRLGAGAEDGFHMKAGFRGTKKLELGAVLLALHGGAGESGGTQALFELLGVPATGSSPAAAALGMDKLAFGALMADAGVPTLRREIVSPSFRPSFQGPYIVKPRFGGSSIGIEVVDDYDTALALLKSSLHMRAGAVVEPFRDDLWDLNISFTTAPEVKTSLIEKPLRKEGGAIYDYAGKYMGGGTDGMSSAPRELPAQISPELEARARELALQVAELTGLTGINRVDFLTDGTEIFVNEVNSIPGAMALYLWPDEDPGKMLLAMVEEAKLASRRVPTTSFEEGAALRAAGGISGKLTGLGPQR
- a CDS encoding GNAT family N-acetyltransferase, with protein sequence MDATVTLAAVDDELLAHLVTVATTDATAGEVTAPITPGDDWTPERVAWFEDHHRRCRTGLTEPSGEATWAVLSGADPVGCVRLRTTDEPGVLETGIWLARSVRGRGISTAATRLVLDQARRQGARRVVADTAATNVAAQGLLRSAGFALAPAAAGRVGASVDLDDGVIP